The Triticum aestivum cultivar Chinese Spring chromosome 7B, IWGSC CS RefSeq v2.1, whole genome shotgun sequence genome window below encodes:
- the LOC123160420 gene encoding pentatricopeptide repeat-containing protein At5g48730, chloroplastic — protein MAAAPVASPFPTLPSPSSALSTPTRRLHGRAFPPPAAAASPREQQQQQSARGAAGAGESRRRREEEQDEAAAEEFERQRKEEVNRKIASRKALSIILRREATKAVLDKREPGKGTRRLLPRTVLEALHDRVAALRWESALKVFELMRDQVWYRPYVGIYIKLITMLGKCKQPGKAHELFQAMVDEGCAPNLESYTALVSAYSRSGSFDRAFALLDQMKATPGCRPDVQTYSILIKSCLHAHDFDKVKDLLEDMARAGIRPNTVTYNTLIDAHGKAGRFAEMESTLLEMLSEDCKPDVWTMNSTLRAFGSSGQIETMESCYEKFQASGISPNIKTYNILLDSYGKAKMYEKMGAVMEYMQKYYYSWTIVTYNVVIDAFGRAGDLEQMEYIFRLMKSDRIKPNCVTLCSLIRAYGRADQVKKIETVLRVVENSDITLDIVFFNCLVDAYGRVGRLAEMWDVLNMMKEEQIRPDKVTCTTMIKWFLVKGIDDHRVQYLRDLKDGRSTDNK, from the exons ATGGCCGCCGCGCCGGTGGCGTCCCCCTTCCCCacgctcccctctccctcctccgccCTCAGCACGCCCACGCGCCGTCTTCACGGCCGCGCGTTCCCGCCGCCAGCAGCGGCCGCCTCGCcgcgggagcagcagcagcagcagagcgcCAGGGGCGCGGCGGGCGCGGGGGAgagcaggcggcggcgggaggaggaacaGGACGAGGCCGCGGCGGAGGAGTTCGAGCGGCAGCGGAAGGAGGAGGTGAACCGCAAGATCGCCTCCCGGAAGGCGCTCTCCATCATCCTCCGGCGCGAGGCCACCAAGGCCGTCCTCGACAAGCGCGAGCCCGGCAAGGGcacccgccgcctcctcccccgcaCCGTACTCGAGGCCCTCCACGACCGCGTCGCCGCCCTCCGCTGGGAGTCCGCCCTCAAG GTGTTCGAGCTAATGCGGGACCAGGTGTGGTACAGGCCGTACGTCGGCATATACATCAAGCTCATCACCATGCTCGGCAAGTGCAAGCAGCCGGGGAAGGCGCACGAGCTCTTCCAGGCCATGGTCGACGAGGGCTGCGCCCCCAACCTCGAGTCGTACACGGCCCTTGTCTCGGCGTACAGCAGGAGCGGCAGCTTCGACAGGGCTTTCGCCTTGCTTGATCAGATGAAGGCCACCCCTGGTTGCCGGCCCGATGTCCAGACATACTCCATTCTCATCAAGTCCTGCTTGCACGCCCATGACTTCGACAAGGTGAAGGACTTGCTGGAGGATATGGCGCGCGCGGGTATCCGCCCGAACACCGTGACTTATAACACTCTCATTGATGCTCATGGGAAAGCAGGAAG GTTTGCTGAGATGGAGTCAACTCTTCTTGAGATGTTGTCTGAAGACTGCAAGCCTGATGTGTGGACAATGAATTCTACTCTCAGAGCTTTCGGTAGCAGTGGTCAGATTGAGACAATGGAAAGCTGCTACGAGAAGTTCCAGGCATCTGGTATCTCCCCAAACATTAAGACCTACAACATTTTACTTGATTCCTATGGTAAAGCTAAAATGTATGAGAAGATGGGAGCAGTGAtggagtacatgcagaagtattACTATTCCTGGACAATAGTCACATACAACGTAGTTATTGATGCATTCGGAAGGGCCGGCGATCTTGAACAGATGGAATACATCTTTAGATTGATGAAATCAGACCGTATAAAGCCTAACTGTGTTACCCTCTGTTCATTGATTAGAGCATATGGAAGGGCTGATCAAGTAAAGAAAATAGAGACAGTGTTAAGAGTTGTCGAGAATTCAGATATCACGTTGGATATTGTGTTTTTCAACTGTTTGGTGGACGCATATGGGAGGGTGGGGCGCTTGGCAGAGATGTGGGATGTTCTCAATATGATGAAGGAAGAGCAAATAAGACCAGACAAGGTAACCTGCACTACCATGATCAAATGGTTTCTCGTCAAAGGGATTGATGATCATCGTGTTCAGTACCTGCGTGACCTAAAAGATGGGCGATCTACAGACAACAAGTAG